One Peromyscus leucopus breed LL Stock chromosome 2, UCI_PerLeu_2.1, whole genome shotgun sequence DNA window includes the following coding sequences:
- the LOC114688454 gene encoding interferon alpha-12-like translates to MARPCVFLMILVVMHYWSSCCLGCDLPETHHLRNKRGSTLLAQMRRLSPLSCLKDRMDFAFPLEKVDAQQIQKAQAIPVLQELTQQVLILFSSKDSSAAWETSLLDTFCTDLHQQLSDLQACLMEQGEVQEPSLSQEDSLVAVRNYFHRITVYLKEKKHSPCAWEVVRAEVRRALSSSAKLLAGLTEEKE, encoded by the coding sequence ATGGCCAGGCCCTGTGTTTTCCTGATGATCCTGGTGGTGATGCACTACTGGTCAAGCTGCTGTCTGGGGTGTGACCTGCCTGAGACTCATCACCTCAGGAACAAGAGAGGCTCCACACTCCTGGCACAAATGAGGagactctcccctctctcctgtctgAAGGACAGAATGGACTTTGCATTCCCTCTGGAGAAGGTGGATGCCCAGCAGATCCAGAAGGCCCAAGCCATCCCTGTCCTGCAGGAGCTGACCCAGCAGGTCCTGATCCTCTTCAGCTCAAAGGACTCTTCTGCTGCTTGGGAGACAAGCCTCCTAGACACATTCTGCACTGACCTCCACCAGCAGCTCAGTGACCTGCAAGCTTGTCTGATGGAGCAAGGTGAGGTGCAGGAACCTTCCCTGAGCCAGGAAGACTCCCTGGTGGCTGTGAGGAACTACTTCCACAGGATCACTGTCTacctgaaggagaagaaacacagcccCTGTGCCTGGGAGGTGGTCAGAGCAGAAGTCAGGAGAGCCCTGTCTTCCTCAGCCAAGCTGCTGGCAGGACTGACTGAGGAGAAGGAGTAA
- the LOC114688459 gene encoding interferon alpha-13-like: protein MARPCVFLTFLFMMHYWSSCCLGCDLPQTHHLRSKRASTLLAQMRRLSPLSCLKDRKDFAFPLEKVDAQQIQKAQAMQFLGELIQQVLTLFTSNESSAAWETSLLDTLCDELYQLLNDLQDCVMEQVEVQEPSSSQEDSLVAVMNYFHRITVYLKEKKHSPCAWEVVRAEVRRALSSSANLLARLTEEKK from the coding sequence ATGGCCAGGCCCTGTGTTTTCCTGACATTCCTGTTCATGATGCATTACTGGTCAAGCTGCTGTCTGGGGTGTGACCTGCCTCAGACTCATCACCTCAGGAGCAAGAGAGCCTCCACACTCCTGGCACAAATGAGGagactctctcctctctcctgcctgaaGGACAGAAAGGACTTTGCATTTCCTCTGGAGAAGGTGGATGCCCAGCAGATCCAAAAGGCTCAAGCCATGCAGTTCCTGGGTGAATTGATCCAACAGGTCCTGACCCTCTTCACCTCCAATGAATCATCTGCTGCTTGGGAGACAAGCCTCCTAGACACCCTCTGCGATGAACTCTACCAGCTGCTCAATGACCTGCAAGACTGTGTGATGGAGCAGGTGGAGGTGCAGGAACCTTCCTCGAGCCAGGAAGACTCCCTGGTGGCTGTGATGAACTACTTCCACAGGATCACTGTCTacctgaaggagaagaaacacagcccCTGTGCCTGGGAGGTGGTCAGAGCAGAAGTCAGGAGAGCCCTGTCTTCCTCAGCCAACCTGCTGGCAAGATTGACTGAGGAGAAGAAGTAA